Sequence from the Priestia megaterium genome:
CATTGGTCATACAGGAAGTGCAAAATATAAACGCTTACACGACCGCGTTTTTCTAGGCGCTGCTGTGAGACGCCCAGACAGCGTTGTGTTAGACATATACGAAGTGTTATAAATCAAA
This genomic interval carries:
- a CDS encoding DUF3237 family protein, producing MLKKIATFTINVGTTIVIGHTGSAKYKRLHDRVFLGAAVRRPDSVVLDIYEVL